The stretch of DNA TATATAGAATTTTCTTTACCATGTTAGGGTGTAAATAAAAATTGTTGCGCTCGAATGCTTGATCTAGCTTGAATATTGTGTTTATTGCGTTGTACATTGGAATGTTTCAGATAAGCTAGAAATTGATGGTTTaaggccgcccgccgccccgcagccgcaggctcccgcgcccgccgccccgcgcgccgccgcccgcagccccgtcCGCCACACCTAAAATTTTCGGCGTCCTCCGCCAGGCGCCACGGCATTGTCATCATGGCGAACGCTGCTGGGAGAGTGAGCAGCAAGGACAGCGCCGCGGCGAGGcttgggcggcggcagcgccgcACCCAGGCCCAGCTTCTGGGCCTTGAGGAAGTGCTTCTGCGCGTGGCTGCGTACCTGAAACACGCGCGGATCAGtcgaatttgaatttaaactcggGATTTCAGATGAACGGCCGACGATCAACCGAACTCGACGGATCGGTTAGTTACCTGCGTGGCCGTCTTGGTACCGACGAACTGCGCGACGGGCTTCCAGTCGCGGCCGAATCTGCAAAACCAACACGAGACACGACTGCTCCGTCAGCGATCAGCTGAATTCTGGAAGAGATGCGTGGAGTGGAGCATGGCAGGAGAGAGGTGGTGATCGGGAATGAGGGGGGAAGGGGCGCGCTCACAGTAGCAGGGCGTGGAGGAAGCGGCCATGCTCGTCGGCGGCCCACATCTCCCTCGGCCGCGTGATCTTGTACGGCTTCCGGGGCTTCTTCCCGGCCGAGCTGTtgttcctcgccgccgccatcgccagCTTCATCTTCCTCGTCCTCTCCCCCGCACGCACAGACTAATAAGCAGCAAGCACACACGGACACGGTGCCGATCGAATCTCTTCTCTCTCGCGCAGCAGATCGATCGAGCACGCACAGTTCACAGATCCGCGGCCGTGGCTTTGCGACTTCCTGTGAGTGCGCGCGGCGCAGCACTCCCACACACTTAtcgtgcaggcggcggcggcaatgcgCGGCAGAACCGAGGTCAATCGAGCCATCGTGGCCGCGTTTGGCATGGAGAAGAAAAACCTGGCCCGCGTGGCACTGGCGCGTGCTCACCGTGCGGGGCACAGGCCACAGGCGCGAATCGCGCACGTGCGCGCGCGTCTGGTGATGTACGCGGCGGCCCTGGAGTTGGAGAGCTAGCTCACGTTGCTGTCTCCTACCTGTGAAGTGCTGAAGCGCCAGCTGCCGCGAGGCGTATTGCGTTTAGGCAGGGGCGCAGGGCCGATGGATCGGAGGAGAGGAAGCTGTGGAAGCGGAGTTAGGCGCGGCATGGCCCATGGGCCGGAGGGGTGTAAAATGTCCGCAATGACCTTGCATACGTCATGGACTGGAATAATAGCAGATGTCTGAACCGCCAAACGaaattagcagcggaaaaaaaaTAATTGAGCTGGGCAAAGTCCTTTTGATCATCAAGCGCCTTAATTTTGTTGCATACACCAACAAGCAATCAAAGTTTATTCACCAATAACCAGCAAGCTAAAAATGGTATAATTTTGTTTTCCAATTCGGCGCTCCAGAACCAGTTCTGGCCTGGTTCAAGCTTGTCGTCTCTCCACCGATCGGTGACTTTGGGCAGTTCGTCATAGGAAAGGGAGTAATCTGGCAATTCCTGAACTCTTTCCGGCAATTCCAAATGATAAGATGCCCCATACTCTCCAGTGTACTTGATTGGGCAACCAAAAAaagatttaaacttgaaaaccAGCTTTAATTTTGGGACAAGAGGAATTCACCACGGATGGTTGTGCAGAAGGCTTAAGTTCTAACAAACCACCCACTTGAAAATTCTCTATCAGTTCATTGGCAATAATCTGCTTGAGTTTTCACACTATTTTGTGCAGCTGCCAATTGCTGAGCATGCGTCAAAACGTAGGCAGTGCTCCCACTTAAGGTCTCTATATATAGCCATATAATGCTTAGTTTGAAAGGAGGACAAGCCATCCAGAAATGGAAAAGAGGAGTTATACCATAAGTCTACTAATGGAACCTGCATATCGAAGATACATATCAAGGCATTGATGGGACTTGTTCACATAAAAATTCGTTGTCAAGATTACACAATGAATACTATGTCAATGTCCAAAGCGTCACACATTTACAGAGGGAGTATGAGTTATTCAAAGAAGAAGAAATAAGGGTAGTTATGGATAATGGTAAAGAACAAATAAGAGCCCACAAAACAAAGCTAAGTAAGTTGATCAAGAGCAAACTGGAAATGGAAAAGGCTA from Panicum hallii strain FIL2 chromosome 3, PHallii_v3.1, whole genome shotgun sequence encodes:
- the LOC112886948 gene encoding protein REVEILLE 6-like produces the protein MKLAMAAARNNSSAGKKPRKPYKITRPREMWAADEHGRFLHALLLFGRDWKPVAQFVGTKTATQVRSHAQKHFLKAQKLGLGAALPPPKPRRGAGSAAGAMAQEDETMIQLPLSPDDPRFAQVYRFVGDVFGSGAVRPAEAELQRLEGVDPVVVDTILLVLRNLEDNLFAKNLRLGDVLTR